The Vicia villosa cultivar HV-30 ecotype Madison, WI linkage group LG1, Vvil1.0, whole genome shotgun sequence genome includes a region encoding these proteins:
- the LOC131644383 gene encoding protein HUA2-LIKE 2 isoform X2, with protein MGLDTGRFRSGHISLYMTFTLKFLRIASAFCNPADVEAFTEEKKQSLVKRQGKGADFVRAVKEIVDSYEKLKKERQLGEANYGDNVADANVSKPINSYGNDQKDAPYLSPTLPMKSSNSAVDRHDLCPVEVDSAAVSKDECHDKELTDNGSSVQSPKPITYSSRKRSAGELCPQGFITDKHMPVRRNRRSSSRGQNVMFPCNNSGKNSGSQLTNAAQGASVRRNKRLRKSPDLAGCNDFDSSALVLNDSMEDKGNNSEILTNDSDEFSLNEDSAMDSNFKHTGTIECPEEDELNKGLDLKIKGVVNKKKRNPNRKRATNDSSKPTIDSSKPTIDSIFTIEEELGLRNSSQSSLNICGNFEERCFEQDGDEHLPLVKRARVRMGKSSSTEGELNSILHAPGKSCKEDISPPSQMVDSSNRENESNAPGKSCKEDISPPSQLIDSSYRENGSNAPGKSCKEDISPPCQMIDSSNPENGSNAPGKSCKEDISPPSHMIDSSNRENGSSLDAAGSSVLVGTVENISPSKNFASRFENQICNNKKDQTFCSVDCEAALPPSKRLHRALEAMSANAAEEGQARTESSASRMTSIGTCCISAIKTSPNMTINDHEGGDLELQKLNACDGGSSHIIVHSFPANSNQVDKLSTNFQPQETGTDVLPSAADKVEELSGFVVCHTANADSEIQVHREISPVIDSKCYEVESNQDSPDLSLPPTSEDNIITSNLSNTTSDVSEHNGISLLSVADVMKKEIITPQNDIDLPRNEVAISEDTKCLTPVVVDADRANEMSEVIKEVKCQGPEEDLNSVSTSDCLGQKVISGIRSSPSLTDGGDCLPQGSPPNTSICNVSTSDSSNMLHNGSCSPDVHLHQKQTFSGPVDENKYGSEATQHSRSTGKSTEAGRAALLYFEAMLGTLKRTKESIGRATRIAIDCAKFGIAAKVMEILAHNLENESSLHRRVDLFFLVDSIAQFSRGLKGDVCLVYSSAIQAVLPRLLSAAVPPGNAAQENRRQCLKVLRLWLERKILPEPMVRHHIRELDLYSSISAGVFSRRSLKTERAMDDPIREMEGMHVDEYGSNSSLQLPGFCMPRMLKDEDEDEDEDDNEGSDSDGGNFEAVTPEHISEVHEMTSTIDKHRHILEDVDGELEMEDVAPTCDVEMNSFCNVERGNATQFEKNISLTSAPLPQLVHQSSPPPPSAPPPPSAPPPPPPPPPPPPPPPPLPMPHLVSSTSDPCRTVFNSRGHAESQCVEDNPLHPMAQPSAAPRSNHPSSDAVHYHVPEYREVHMPESTCSFNSFPVPPVNYQHSDGVGSHNRGYSIRPPCHVPSNQFSFVHEEHHVRHRREVPPPPPPPPYSNRQHFVENLEREHFYNNNHERLKPPPYDYRERWDVPPPYPGPRYQDEDMPSPYGCHPCEPPRVPGHGWRFPPRSMNHRNDMPFRPPYEDSIPVTNRGPNFWRPR; from the exons TGCTTTCTGCAATCCTGCTGATGTTGAAGCATTTACTGAGGAGAAAAAACAGTCTCTTGTGAAACGTCAAGGAAAGGGTGCTGACTTTGTTCGTGCTGTTAAGGAGATTGTTGATAgctatgaaaaattaaaaaaagagagaCAACTTGGTGAAGCTAACTATGGCGACAATGTTGCTGATGCAAATGTTTCAAAGCCAATCAACTCGTACGGCAATGATCAGAAAGATGCTCCTTATTTATCACCCACTTTACCCATGAAATCTTCAAATTCAGCTGTTGACAGACATGACTTATGTCCAGTTGAAGTTGACTCAGCTGCTGTGTCGAAAGATGAATGTCATGATAAGGAGCTCACTGATAATGGTTCTTCTGTACAATCGCCTAAGCCCATTACTTACTCTTCTCGAAAGAGATCTGCTGGCGAATTATGCCCACAGGGCTTCATAACAGATAAACATATGCCAGTACGAAGGAATAGAAGAAGCTCATCACGGGGCCAAAACGTTATGTTTCCCTGTAATAACAGTGGAAAAAATTCTGGCAGCCAATTAACCAATGCAGCACAGGGTGCATCTGTACGAAGGAATAAACGTCTTAGGAAATCACCCGATCTTGCTGGCTGTAATGATTTTGATTCATCTGCTTTGGTCTTGAATGATAGCATGGAGGACAAAGGCAACAACTCTGAAATTCTTACAAATGATTCTGATGAATTTAGCCTGAATGAGGATAGTGCAAtggattcaaattttaaacacaCAGGAACTATTGAATGCCCTGAAGAAGATGAGCTGAATAAAGGCCTTGATCTTAAAATAAAGGGTGTGGTCAATAAGAAGAAAAGAAACCCCAACAGGAAGAGGGCAACCAATGATTCTTCCAAGCCAACCATTGATTCTTCCAAGCCAACCATTGATTCTATTTTCACGATTGAGGAGGAACTTGGTTTGAGGAATTCCAGTCAAAGCTCCCTTAATATTTGCGGAAATTTTGAAGAAAGATGCTTTGAGCAAGATGGAGACGAACACCTGCCCCTTGTGAAACGAGCAAGAGTCAGAATGGGTAAATCATCTTCCACAGAGGGAGAACTCAATAGCATTCTACATGCTCCAGGGAAAAGCTGTAAGGAAGATATTAGCCCACCATCCCAGATGGTAGATTCCTCAAATCGTGAAAATGAAAGCAATGCTCCAGGGAAAAGCTGTAAGGAAGATATTAGCCCACCATCCCAGTTGATAGATTCCTCATATCGGGAAAATGGAAGCAATGCTCCAGGGAAAAGCTGTAAGGAAGATATTAGCCCACCATGCCAGATGATAGATTCCTCGAATCCTGAAAATGGAAGCAATGCTCCAGGGAAAAGCTGTAAGGAAGATATTAGCCCACCATCCCATATGATTGATTCCTCAAATCGTGAAAATGGAAGCTCTCTTGATGCAGCAGGCTCATCTGTCCTGGTTGGAACTGTGGAAAATATTTCTCCTTCAAAGAATTTTGCATcacgttttgaaaatcaaatttgtAATAATAAGAAAGATCAAACATTCTGCTCTGTGGATTGCGAAGCTGCTTTACCTCCATCTAAACGCCTTCATCGAGCTTTAGAAGCCATGTCAGCTAATGCTGCGGAAGAAGGTCAGGCTCGTACAGAATCATCAGCCTCCAGAATGACTTCAATTGGCACATGTTGTATATCTGCTATCAAGACAAGCCCAAATATGACTATTAATGATCATGAAGGTGGTGATTTAGAGCTGCAAAAGTTAAATGCCTGTGATGGTGGTTCTTCTCATATCATTGTGCATAGTTTTCCTGCTAATTCTAATCAAGTGGATAAGCTGTCAACCAATTTCCAACCACAAGAAACTGGCACAGATGTTCTCCCAAGTGCTGCAGATAAAGTTGAAGAACTCAGTGGTTTTGTGGTTTGTCATACTGCTAATGCGGATTCGGAAATTCAGGTTCATAGGGAAATTTCTCCAGTTATTGATTCAAAATGTTATGAAGTTGAAAGCAATCAAGATTCACCTGACCTGTCATTACCACCAACTAGTGAAGACAATATTATAACGTCAAATCTTTCAAATACAACATCTGATGTATCTGAGCACAATGGAATAAGCCTTCTTTCCGTGGCCGATGTGATGAAGAAAGAAATTATTACCCCTCAAAATGATATTGATCTGCCTCGGAATGAGGTTGCTATTTCTGAGGATACGAAGTGCCTGACGCCAGTAGTTGTGGATGCTGACAGAGCAAATGAGAT GAGTGAGGTCATAAAAGAGGTAAAATGTCAAGGACCCGAGGAGGATTTGAATTCTGTTTCAACTTCTGACTGTCTGGGTCAAAAGGTTATTTCAGGCATTCGGTCAAGTCCATCCCTGACAGATGGGGGAGATTGCCTTCCACAAGGATCACCTCCAAACACGTCAATTTGCAATGTATCCACATCAGACAGTAGTAATATGCTTCACAATGGAAGTTGTAGTCCTGATGTACATTTACACCAGAAACAAACTTTTTCTGGTCCTGTTGATGAAAATAAGTATGGATCTGAGGCAACTCAACACTCAAGATCAACGGGCAAGTCAACTGAAGCGGGTCGGGCTGCTTTGCTTTATTTTGAAGCAATGCTTGGAACATTGAAAAGGACAAAGGAAAGTATCGGCCGAGCAACACGTATAGCTATTGACTGTGCAAAGTTTGGCATTGCAGCTAAG GTCATGGAAATTCTTGCCCACAATCTTGAAAATGAATCAAGTTTGCATCGGAGGGTAGATTTGTTTTTTCTTGTTGACTCTATTGCACAGTTTTCTAGAGGTTTAAAAG GTGATGTTTGTTTAGTTTATTCCTCCGCTATCCAAGCAGTCCTCCCTCGACTATTATCTGCTGCTGTTCCTCCTGGTAATGCTGCACAAGAGAACCGTAGGCAATGTCTTAAG GTTTTAAGGTTGTGGTTGGAGAGAAAAATCCTACCAGAACCCATGGTTCGCCACCATATCCGGGAATTGGATTTGTATAGTTCAATTTCTGCAGGGGTCTTTTCACGAAGATCATTAAAAACAGAGAGGGCTATGGATGACCCTATAAGAGAAATGGAGGGTATGCATGTTGACGAATATGGAAG CAACTCAAGTTTGCAGCTACCTGGATTTTGCATGCCCCGAATGcttaaagatgaagatgaagatgaagatgaagatgacaaTGAAGGGAGTGATTCTGATGGAGGGAATTTTGAGGCTGTCACACCTGAGCATATTTCTGAAGTACATGAAATGACTTCTACGATTGATAAACACAGGCATATCTTAGAAGATGTTGATGGTGAGCTTGAAATGGAAGATGTAGCTCCCACTTGTGATGTTGAAATGAATTCATTTTGCAATGTTGAAAGAGGAAATGCCACACAGTTTGAGAAGAATATCTCCCTGACCTCTGCCCCTCTACCTCAGCTTGTGCATCAATCTTCCCCACCACCACCATCGGCCCCACCACCACCATCGGCCccaccacctccacctccaccCCCACCACCTCCTCCTCCCCCGCCACCCCTTCCTATGCCACACCTTGTTTCATCTACCTCCGATCCATGTCGTACTGTATTTAATTCAAGAGGTCATGCAGAATCACAG TGTGTGGAAGACAACCCACTTCACCCTATGGCTCAGCCATCGGCTGCACCAAGGAGTAACCATCCTAGTAGTGATGCAGTACACTATCATGTCCCAGAATATAGAGAAGTGCACATGCCAGAGTCTACTTGCTCTTTCAACAGTTTCCCTGTACCACCAGTAAATTATCAACATTCTGATGGTGTTGGTTCGCATAATAGAGGATATTCTATAAGGCCACCATGTCATGTACCGTCGAATCAATTTTCTTTTGTTCACGAGGAACATCATGTGAGACATCGAAGGGAggttccaccaccaccaccaccacctccttaCTCCAACAGGCAACACTTTGTGGAGAACTTGGAGAGAGAGCACTTCTATAATAATAATCATGAAAGATTAAAACCACCTCCATATGATTACCGAGAGAGATGGGATGTACCCCCACCTTATCCTG GTCCTAGATATCAGGACGAAGATATGCCTTCCCCATATGGGTGTCATCCATGTGAACCACCTAGAGTACCAGGTCATGGGTGGAGATTTCCTCCCCGGTCAATGAATCACAGGAACGACATGCCATTTAGACCACCCTATGAAGATTCAATTCCAGTTACGAACAGAG GTCCAAACTTTTGGCGGCCTAGGTGA
- the LOC131644383 gene encoding protein HUA2-LIKE 2 isoform X1: MAPSRRKGGSKAAAAAAAARKWKVGDLVLAKVKGFPAWPATVSEPEKWGYSTDWKKVVVYFFGTQQIAFCNPADVEAFTEEKKQSLVKRQGKGADFVRAVKEIVDSYEKLKKERQLGEANYGDNVADANVSKPINSYGNDQKDAPYLSPTLPMKSSNSAVDRHDLCPVEVDSAAVSKDECHDKELTDNGSSVQSPKPITYSSRKRSAGELCPQGFITDKHMPVRRNRRSSSRGQNVMFPCNNSGKNSGSQLTNAAQGASVRRNKRLRKSPDLAGCNDFDSSALVLNDSMEDKGNNSEILTNDSDEFSLNEDSAMDSNFKHTGTIECPEEDELNKGLDLKIKGVVNKKKRNPNRKRATNDSSKPTIDSSKPTIDSIFTIEEELGLRNSSQSSLNICGNFEERCFEQDGDEHLPLVKRARVRMGKSSSTEGELNSILHAPGKSCKEDISPPSQMVDSSNRENESNAPGKSCKEDISPPSQLIDSSYRENGSNAPGKSCKEDISPPCQMIDSSNPENGSNAPGKSCKEDISPPSHMIDSSNRENGSSLDAAGSSVLVGTVENISPSKNFASRFENQICNNKKDQTFCSVDCEAALPPSKRLHRALEAMSANAAEEGQARTESSASRMTSIGTCCISAIKTSPNMTINDHEGGDLELQKLNACDGGSSHIIVHSFPANSNQVDKLSTNFQPQETGTDVLPSAADKVEELSGFVVCHTANADSEIQVHREISPVIDSKCYEVESNQDSPDLSLPPTSEDNIITSNLSNTTSDVSEHNGISLLSVADVMKKEIITPQNDIDLPRNEVAISEDTKCLTPVVVDADRANEMSEVIKEVKCQGPEEDLNSVSTSDCLGQKVISGIRSSPSLTDGGDCLPQGSPPNTSICNVSTSDSSNMLHNGSCSPDVHLHQKQTFSGPVDENKYGSEATQHSRSTGKSTEAGRAALLYFEAMLGTLKRTKESIGRATRIAIDCAKFGIAAKVMEILAHNLENESSLHRRVDLFFLVDSIAQFSRGLKGDVCLVYSSAIQAVLPRLLSAAVPPGNAAQENRRQCLKVLRLWLERKILPEPMVRHHIRELDLYSSISAGVFSRRSLKTERAMDDPIREMEGMHVDEYGSNSSLQLPGFCMPRMLKDEDEDEDEDDNEGSDSDGGNFEAVTPEHISEVHEMTSTIDKHRHILEDVDGELEMEDVAPTCDVEMNSFCNVERGNATQFEKNISLTSAPLPQLVHQSSPPPPSAPPPPSAPPPPPPPPPPPPPPPPLPMPHLVSSTSDPCRTVFNSRGHAESQCVEDNPLHPMAQPSAAPRSNHPSSDAVHYHVPEYREVHMPESTCSFNSFPVPPVNYQHSDGVGSHNRGYSIRPPCHVPSNQFSFVHEEHHVRHRREVPPPPPPPPYSNRQHFVENLEREHFYNNNHERLKPPPYDYRERWDVPPPYPGPRYQDEDMPSPYGCHPCEPPRVPGHGWRFPPRSMNHRNDMPFRPPYEDSIPVTNRGPNFWRPR; encoded by the exons TGCTTTCTGCAATCCTGCTGATGTTGAAGCATTTACTGAGGAGAAAAAACAGTCTCTTGTGAAACGTCAAGGAAAGGGTGCTGACTTTGTTCGTGCTGTTAAGGAGATTGTTGATAgctatgaaaaattaaaaaaagagagaCAACTTGGTGAAGCTAACTATGGCGACAATGTTGCTGATGCAAATGTTTCAAAGCCAATCAACTCGTACGGCAATGATCAGAAAGATGCTCCTTATTTATCACCCACTTTACCCATGAAATCTTCAAATTCAGCTGTTGACAGACATGACTTATGTCCAGTTGAAGTTGACTCAGCTGCTGTGTCGAAAGATGAATGTCATGATAAGGAGCTCACTGATAATGGTTCTTCTGTACAATCGCCTAAGCCCATTACTTACTCTTCTCGAAAGAGATCTGCTGGCGAATTATGCCCACAGGGCTTCATAACAGATAAACATATGCCAGTACGAAGGAATAGAAGAAGCTCATCACGGGGCCAAAACGTTATGTTTCCCTGTAATAACAGTGGAAAAAATTCTGGCAGCCAATTAACCAATGCAGCACAGGGTGCATCTGTACGAAGGAATAAACGTCTTAGGAAATCACCCGATCTTGCTGGCTGTAATGATTTTGATTCATCTGCTTTGGTCTTGAATGATAGCATGGAGGACAAAGGCAACAACTCTGAAATTCTTACAAATGATTCTGATGAATTTAGCCTGAATGAGGATAGTGCAAtggattcaaattttaaacacaCAGGAACTATTGAATGCCCTGAAGAAGATGAGCTGAATAAAGGCCTTGATCTTAAAATAAAGGGTGTGGTCAATAAGAAGAAAAGAAACCCCAACAGGAAGAGGGCAACCAATGATTCTTCCAAGCCAACCATTGATTCTTCCAAGCCAACCATTGATTCTATTTTCACGATTGAGGAGGAACTTGGTTTGAGGAATTCCAGTCAAAGCTCCCTTAATATTTGCGGAAATTTTGAAGAAAGATGCTTTGAGCAAGATGGAGACGAACACCTGCCCCTTGTGAAACGAGCAAGAGTCAGAATGGGTAAATCATCTTCCACAGAGGGAGAACTCAATAGCATTCTACATGCTCCAGGGAAAAGCTGTAAGGAAGATATTAGCCCACCATCCCAGATGGTAGATTCCTCAAATCGTGAAAATGAAAGCAATGCTCCAGGGAAAAGCTGTAAGGAAGATATTAGCCCACCATCCCAGTTGATAGATTCCTCATATCGGGAAAATGGAAGCAATGCTCCAGGGAAAAGCTGTAAGGAAGATATTAGCCCACCATGCCAGATGATAGATTCCTCGAATCCTGAAAATGGAAGCAATGCTCCAGGGAAAAGCTGTAAGGAAGATATTAGCCCACCATCCCATATGATTGATTCCTCAAATCGTGAAAATGGAAGCTCTCTTGATGCAGCAGGCTCATCTGTCCTGGTTGGAACTGTGGAAAATATTTCTCCTTCAAAGAATTTTGCATcacgttttgaaaatcaaatttgtAATAATAAGAAAGATCAAACATTCTGCTCTGTGGATTGCGAAGCTGCTTTACCTCCATCTAAACGCCTTCATCGAGCTTTAGAAGCCATGTCAGCTAATGCTGCGGAAGAAGGTCAGGCTCGTACAGAATCATCAGCCTCCAGAATGACTTCAATTGGCACATGTTGTATATCTGCTATCAAGACAAGCCCAAATATGACTATTAATGATCATGAAGGTGGTGATTTAGAGCTGCAAAAGTTAAATGCCTGTGATGGTGGTTCTTCTCATATCATTGTGCATAGTTTTCCTGCTAATTCTAATCAAGTGGATAAGCTGTCAACCAATTTCCAACCACAAGAAACTGGCACAGATGTTCTCCCAAGTGCTGCAGATAAAGTTGAAGAACTCAGTGGTTTTGTGGTTTGTCATACTGCTAATGCGGATTCGGAAATTCAGGTTCATAGGGAAATTTCTCCAGTTATTGATTCAAAATGTTATGAAGTTGAAAGCAATCAAGATTCACCTGACCTGTCATTACCACCAACTAGTGAAGACAATATTATAACGTCAAATCTTTCAAATACAACATCTGATGTATCTGAGCACAATGGAATAAGCCTTCTTTCCGTGGCCGATGTGATGAAGAAAGAAATTATTACCCCTCAAAATGATATTGATCTGCCTCGGAATGAGGTTGCTATTTCTGAGGATACGAAGTGCCTGACGCCAGTAGTTGTGGATGCTGACAGAGCAAATGAGAT GAGTGAGGTCATAAAAGAGGTAAAATGTCAAGGACCCGAGGAGGATTTGAATTCTGTTTCAACTTCTGACTGTCTGGGTCAAAAGGTTATTTCAGGCATTCGGTCAAGTCCATCCCTGACAGATGGGGGAGATTGCCTTCCACAAGGATCACCTCCAAACACGTCAATTTGCAATGTATCCACATCAGACAGTAGTAATATGCTTCACAATGGAAGTTGTAGTCCTGATGTACATTTACACCAGAAACAAACTTTTTCTGGTCCTGTTGATGAAAATAAGTATGGATCTGAGGCAACTCAACACTCAAGATCAACGGGCAAGTCAACTGAAGCGGGTCGGGCTGCTTTGCTTTATTTTGAAGCAATGCTTGGAACATTGAAAAGGACAAAGGAAAGTATCGGCCGAGCAACACGTATAGCTATTGACTGTGCAAAGTTTGGCATTGCAGCTAAG GTCATGGAAATTCTTGCCCACAATCTTGAAAATGAATCAAGTTTGCATCGGAGGGTAGATTTGTTTTTTCTTGTTGACTCTATTGCACAGTTTTCTAGAGGTTTAAAAG GTGATGTTTGTTTAGTTTATTCCTCCGCTATCCAAGCAGTCCTCCCTCGACTATTATCTGCTGCTGTTCCTCCTGGTAATGCTGCACAAGAGAACCGTAGGCAATGTCTTAAG GTTTTAAGGTTGTGGTTGGAGAGAAAAATCCTACCAGAACCCATGGTTCGCCACCATATCCGGGAATTGGATTTGTATAGTTCAATTTCTGCAGGGGTCTTTTCACGAAGATCATTAAAAACAGAGAGGGCTATGGATGACCCTATAAGAGAAATGGAGGGTATGCATGTTGACGAATATGGAAG CAACTCAAGTTTGCAGCTACCTGGATTTTGCATGCCCCGAATGcttaaagatgaagatgaagatgaagatgaagatgacaaTGAAGGGAGTGATTCTGATGGAGGGAATTTTGAGGCTGTCACACCTGAGCATATTTCTGAAGTACATGAAATGACTTCTACGATTGATAAACACAGGCATATCTTAGAAGATGTTGATGGTGAGCTTGAAATGGAAGATGTAGCTCCCACTTGTGATGTTGAAATGAATTCATTTTGCAATGTTGAAAGAGGAAATGCCACACAGTTTGAGAAGAATATCTCCCTGACCTCTGCCCCTCTACCTCAGCTTGTGCATCAATCTTCCCCACCACCACCATCGGCCCCACCACCACCATCGGCCccaccacctccacctccaccCCCACCACCTCCTCCTCCCCCGCCACCCCTTCCTATGCCACACCTTGTTTCATCTACCTCCGATCCATGTCGTACTGTATTTAATTCAAGAGGTCATGCAGAATCACAG TGTGTGGAAGACAACCCACTTCACCCTATGGCTCAGCCATCGGCTGCACCAAGGAGTAACCATCCTAGTAGTGATGCAGTACACTATCATGTCCCAGAATATAGAGAAGTGCACATGCCAGAGTCTACTTGCTCTTTCAACAGTTTCCCTGTACCACCAGTAAATTATCAACATTCTGATGGTGTTGGTTCGCATAATAGAGGATATTCTATAAGGCCACCATGTCATGTACCGTCGAATCAATTTTCTTTTGTTCACGAGGAACATCATGTGAGACATCGAAGGGAggttccaccaccaccaccaccacctccttaCTCCAACAGGCAACACTTTGTGGAGAACTTGGAGAGAGAGCACTTCTATAATAATAATCATGAAAGATTAAAACCACCTCCATATGATTACCGAGAGAGATGGGATGTACCCCCACCTTATCCTG GTCCTAGATATCAGGACGAAGATATGCCTTCCCCATATGGGTGTCATCCATGTGAACCACCTAGAGTACCAGGTCATGGGTGGAGATTTCCTCCCCGGTCAATGAATCACAGGAACGACATGCCATTTAGACCACCCTATGAAGATTCAATTCCAGTTACGAACAGAG GTCCAAACTTTTGGCGGCCTAGGTGA
- the LOC131618667 gene encoding probable glutathione peroxidase 4 has translation MGASQSVSENSIHEFKVKDARGKEVNLGSYRGKVLLVINVASKCNFAEANYTQLTQLYSRYKDSGLEILAFPCNQFLRKEPGTSQEAEDFACNTYKAEYPILGKIRVNGQDAAPVYKYLKAQKCGSLGSRRIKWNFTKFLVDEKGHVIQRYSPTTQPLAIENDIKKALNVV, from the exons ATGGGTGCTTCGCAATCAGTTTCAGAAAATTCTATTCATGAATTCAAAGTCAAG GATGCTAGAGGCAAAGAAGTGAACCTTGGAAGCTATAGGGGGAAGGTTCTTTTAGTAATTAATGTTGCATCAAAAtg TAACTTTGCTGAAGCGAATTACACTCAGTTAACTCAGCTTTACTCGAGATATAAGGACTCGG GTCTTGAGATATTGGCATTTCCATGTAACCAATTTTTGAGGAAAGAGCCAGGAACTAGTCAGGAGGCAGAAGATTTTGCATGTAACACATATAAAGCTGAGTATCCCATTCTTGGAAAG ATACGCGTGAATGGACAAGATGCAGCACCTGTGTATAAATACTTGAAAGCACAAAAATGTGGAAGTTTGGGATCAAGAAGGATAAAGTGGAATTTCACAAAGTTCTTAGTTGATGAGAAAGGCCATGTGATCCAGCGTTATAGTCCAACAACCCAACCATTGGCCATAGAG AATGATATCAAGAAGGCATTGAATGTGGTTTGA